A region of Cardinium endosymbiont of Sogatella furcifera DNA encodes the following proteins:
- a CDS encoding PD-(D/E)XK nuclease domain-containing protein, whose translation MDEVQEETGKQYSTSILNTLRNKKWSVFLNYIRSDCLAKAGYRFLDKTERSFQRALYLFLNGVFHATHDMQTSAESDSGIGRTDIVMEDHRNDQRAVYIFELKIDRPALEALTQIHSKDYSIKYGSCSEKILIGITCDAAKLNITEAIVQVHQKDEQDNFREVVYTHFTVDQSGYFKEVINQ comes from the coding sequence ATGGACGAAGTCCAGGAGGAAACAGGTAAACAATATAGCACTTCGATTCTTAATACTTTAAGAAATAAAAAGTGGTCTGTCTTTCTTAACTATATTCGAAGTGATTGCTTAGCTAAAGCAGGCTATCGTTTTCTAGATAAAACAGAGAGGAGTTTTCAAAGGGCTTTATATTTATTTCTAAATGGTGTTTTTCATGCAACGCATGATATGCAGACTAGTGCTGAATCCGACAGTGGCATAGGCCGCACAGATATCGTTATGGAGGACCATAGAAACGACCAAAGAGCTGTCTATATCTTTGAGTTAAAAATAGATAGACCAGCGCTGGAGGCTTTAACACAAATACACAGTAAAGATTACAGTATTAAATATGGTTCATGTAGTGAAAAAATCCTGATAGGGATAACCTGTGATGCTGCAAAACTTAATATAACAGAGGCAATTGTTCAAGTACATCAAAAAGATGAGCAAGATAATTTTAGAGAAGTTGTTTATACACACTTTACAGTTGACCAGTCTGGTTATTTTAAAGAGGTAATAAACCAATAG
- a CDS encoding DUF4134 domain-containing protein: MILLDITGALEGWITSGYQLLTLVAKLLGVVGAFRLAYLYNVGRDRGMIFHELLHWIGAIVFFSSVGPLYDMIANFFKL; the protein is encoded by the coding sequence ATGATATTACTGGACATCACGGGCGCCCTTGAAGGTTGGATCACAAGCGGTTACCAGTTGTTAACTTTGGTAGCCAAATTACTAGGCGTAGTAGGCGCGTTTAGACTAGCCTATCTATACAATGTGGGTAGAGACAGAGGTATGATCTTTCATGAATTGTTACACTGGATAGGTGCCATTGTCTTCTTTTCATCAGTTGGTCCTTTGTATGATATGATTGCCAATTTTTTTAAACTCTAA
- a CDS encoding FtsK/SpoIIIE family DNA translocase: MAPNNYKAQPDTPKKTVAPNPLILDQRTKITIGFLLQGISIFLACAFCSHLMHSHKDQAIIEAARTLGIKASGMAICNWLGFTGAFVSYYCVHMWWGITAFIFLPGLFLIGLKMVTQKIWPNLSLLKVMMASIFLVLWSNVLLGYLATLYPTATLLTNQLGGVGYALGTLFKALLGYGTFILLCTTLIIFAVVCFNITSLPTIRLFAGKQVKKDAACWVDQEMAREPLDAESGEVSSKKKTNHNATTTDVHHTHTPPAIAATNNVDFEVVAPQVQNLPPAAPPAPPKPMPLHPIRSENYDPTLDLSTYKYPALDLLERYDQAQLSVTQEELAINKNNIVQTLQNFKINIAKIKATIGPTVTLYEIVPEAGVKISKIKNLEDDIALNLAALGIRIIAPIPGKGTIGIEVPNKNREVVPLQEVLASEKFLKGKMDLPIVLGKSISNELFIADLGRMPHLLIAGATGQGKSVGLNVLLTSLIYKKHPSQLKLVLVDPKKVELSLYNRLERHFLAKLPISEEPIITETKKVIHTLNSLCIEMDHRYELLKEAGTRNIKEYNEKFIKRILNPQEGHRFLPYIVLVIDEFADMMMTAGKEIEVPIARLAQLARAIGIHLVLATQRPSVNVITGIIKANFPVRISYKVSSRIDSRTILDASGAEQLVGNGDMLLSMNSDIIRLQTPFLDTAEVERVCSYIGAQQGYPSAYLLPTYDEEDKEESTTVDLQSTDPLFEEAARLIVLHQQGSTSLIQRKLKLGYNRSGRLIDQLEAAGIVGPFEGSKARDVLVSDEAGLNEILERLQQKG, translated from the coding sequence ATGGCCCCAAATAATTATAAAGCTCAGCCAGATACGCCTAAAAAAACAGTGGCACCTAACCCATTGATATTGGATCAACGTACCAAAATAACCATTGGATTTTTGCTACAGGGGATCAGTATTTTTCTAGCATGTGCCTTCTGCTCCCATCTTATGCATAGCCATAAAGATCAGGCCATTATTGAAGCTGCACGCACATTAGGGATCAAAGCATCTGGTATGGCCATCTGCAACTGGTTGGGTTTTACAGGCGCTTTTGTAAGCTATTATTGTGTACATATGTGGTGGGGCATTACTGCTTTTATCTTTTTACCTGGCCTATTTTTAATCGGTCTCAAAATGGTTACACAAAAAATTTGGCCGAACCTTTCCCTATTAAAAGTGATGATGGCCTCCATTTTTCTTGTATTATGGTCTAATGTTTTACTGGGCTATCTAGCCACCCTCTACCCGACCGCTACGCTGCTGACCAACCAGCTGGGAGGCGTTGGCTATGCGCTTGGTACCTTGTTTAAAGCATTATTGGGTTATGGTACATTTATCTTGCTTTGTACTACTTTGATCATCTTTGCAGTCGTATGTTTTAATATTACCTCTTTACCGACCATACGCCTATTTGCAGGCAAACAGGTAAAAAAAGATGCGGCATGCTGGGTTGATCAGGAAATGGCTAGGGAACCATTGGACGCAGAAAGTGGGGAAGTGTCTAGTAAAAAAAAAACGAATCATAACGCAACCACCACAGATGTCCATCATACCCACACACCACCTGCTATAGCAGCTACAAACAATGTAGACTTTGAAGTAGTGGCTCCCCAGGTCCAAAATTTGCCCCCAGCAGCCCCCCCTGCACCTCCCAAGCCCATGCCTTTACATCCTATTCGAAGCGAAAACTACGACCCAACTTTAGACCTATCTACCTACAAATATCCCGCTTTAGACCTATTGGAACGGTATGATCAAGCACAGCTATCAGTCACACAGGAGGAATTGGCAATCAATAAAAACAATATTGTACAAACCTTACAAAACTTTAAAATCAATATAGCCAAGATCAAAGCTACAATTGGCCCTACGGTTACCCTCTATGAAATCGTACCCGAAGCAGGCGTAAAAATTTCTAAGATCAAAAACCTAGAAGATGACATTGCCCTAAACCTGGCAGCACTAGGCATCCGCATCATTGCGCCCATACCAGGCAAAGGGACGATTGGCATTGAAGTACCCAATAAAAATAGAGAGGTCGTACCGCTTCAGGAGGTACTCGCCTCTGAAAAGTTTTTAAAAGGAAAGATGGATTTACCTATTGTATTGGGTAAAAGCATCTCAAACGAGTTGTTTATCGCAGATCTAGGCCGCATGCCGCATCTACTCATTGCAGGTGCTACCGGGCAAGGCAAATCGGTAGGGCTCAATGTGCTTCTGACCTCTTTGATTTATAAAAAGCATCCTTCCCAATTAAAACTGGTATTGGTAGATCCTAAAAAGGTAGAACTTTCATTATACAATAGATTAGAACGTCACTTTCTAGCGAAGCTACCCATCAGCGAAGAACCCATTATTACAGAAACCAAAAAAGTCATCCATACCCTGAACTCCCTATGCATTGAAATGGACCACCGCTACGAATTATTAAAGGAAGCCGGTACGCGAAATATTAAAGAATACAATGAGAAGTTTATAAAAAGAATATTGAATCCTCAAGAAGGTCATCGGTTTTTACCCTATATTGTATTGGTGATAGATGAATTTGCCGATATGATGATGACAGCAGGCAAGGAAATAGAAGTACCCATTGCACGACTGGCCCAATTGGCACGTGCCATTGGCATCCATCTCGTATTGGCTACACAGCGGCCTTCTGTAAATGTGATTACAGGGATTATCAAGGCCAACTTTCCGGTTAGAATCTCCTACAAAGTAAGTTCACGCATTGATTCTAGAACAATTTTAGATGCCAGTGGTGCGGAGCAATTGGTCGGTAATGGGGATATGTTGCTCTCTATGAACTCTGATATCATTCGGTTACAAACGCCCTTTTTAGATACTGCAGAAGTGGAACGGGTCTGTAGCTATATTGGGGCACAACAAGGCTACCCATCTGCCTACCTATTACCTACTTATGATGAGGAAGACAAAGAGGAGAGCACAACAGTAGATCTGCAATCAACCGATCCCTTATTTGAAGAAGCAGCAAGACTGATTGTATTGCATCAACAAGGCAGTACTTCCCTGATTCAACGCAAACTGAAGCTGGGCTATAACCGTTCTGGTAGGCTTATAGATCAATTGGAAGCAGCAGGCATTGTAGGGCCCTTTGAAGGAAGTAAAGCAAGAGATGTATTGGTGTCAGATGAAGCTGGTTTAAATGAAATCTTAGAGAGATTGCAGCAAAAAGGCTAA
- a CDS encoding VirB4 family type IV secretion system protein, whose product MLFSKKDKKEDLHRVLPFVDFHNDMAISADGTISVPFKATLAFQEQYTEQQYIDWTHMLSNSMKELPCNSLVQQVDIYYPDQWHNPSVDSNELDFFKQKQFSHTEGCPILCHESYIILSFPGLYKEYTPISTFYSRDETKSFIKNPFINLEKRLIIAKKDAAQFRQSVSTHLPLNTLTSGEFSRLVHRCLSLNFKDPEGTLYGGLLKDKAYLQLAGRKAQVISLMESAAEPSYTVLDRFGHNGGVCAPLTEGLGRSINFPHVISRVIRMIDSESFLKNHFNAFAWSEATKLDERKLQNIRHIRSEMADFEQTLRERNEPIVYLSFLVIPFGMTDLSTLNEYSSQVLAAFSGIGMRGYLETIDTANLFFAALPGNGNQVYRRLPIPLLTAVAHMNSTTPFTGYQEGVFLANRYREPIYLNPFNTDLDNQNAFIFGPSGSGKSFFNGKMIKDRFQAGHIVIVIDSGGTYRHLFSALGGKYIELSSEKSLGLNPFLFPADESGRYLPDSSKIIFLVQLIGKMWKGDLNENPMSEVEKSLLSQWISDYYRDLPKAVIPTLTGFYDYLQTLVAANGQAILDLKKEQLFPFQEFFIVLKPFANGIYKNHFNALEQDYLLDHRLVCFELEAIKQNSKLYPLVVQILFEFAFEMVSKHPDAIKFIDIEEGWTTLDDASREHIEAFYRKGRKTKTSIRIITQDIGEIKSSKIASAIKNNAATFILLYNEKSSSREEIGTFLGMNALDMQKYASLRRKNGPGGFREIFIKEMSQSHVWLLEPSLWEHAMFTSHPSERNQIASFTKKHGNIEDGIAEWVYHTKQKYYV is encoded by the coding sequence ATGCTTTTCTCAAAAAAAGATAAGAAAGAAGACCTACATAGAGTCTTACCTTTTGTAGATTTTCACAATGATATGGCCATATCTGCAGATGGGACTATTTCTGTACCCTTTAAAGCTACTTTAGCCTTTCAGGAACAGTATACCGAGCAACAGTATATAGATTGGACGCATATGCTATCTAATAGCATGAAAGAATTGCCCTGTAACAGCCTTGTGCAACAAGTAGATATATACTACCCAGATCAATGGCATAATCCATCTGTAGATAGTAACGAGCTTGATTTTTTTAAACAAAAACAATTCAGTCATACAGAAGGTTGCCCTATACTCTGCCATGAATCCTATATCATACTTTCCTTTCCTGGATTGTATAAGGAATATACACCAATATCTACTTTTTATTCTAGAGATGAGACAAAAAGTTTTATCAAAAACCCATTTATTAATTTAGAAAAGCGATTAATAATAGCCAAGAAAGATGCAGCCCAATTTCGTCAAAGTGTATCTACCCATCTTCCCTTAAACACTCTTACGTCTGGTGAATTTTCCCGTTTGGTACATAGATGTTTATCCTTAAACTTTAAAGATCCTGAAGGTACCTTATATGGTGGTTTATTAAAAGACAAAGCATATCTACAGTTGGCTGGTAGAAAAGCGCAAGTAATTTCTTTAATGGAAAGTGCTGCTGAGCCTAGTTATACCGTTCTGGATAGATTTGGCCACAATGGAGGAGTGTGCGCTCCTTTAACAGAAGGCCTTGGACGAAGCATAAATTTTCCGCATGTTATTTCTAGAGTCATTCGCATGATCGACTCTGAATCTTTCTTAAAAAACCATTTCAACGCATTTGCTTGGAGTGAAGCCACTAAACTCGATGAACGTAAGCTACAAAACATCAGACATATACGCAGTGAAATGGCTGATTTCGAACAAACACTTCGCGAGAGAAACGAACCAATTGTTTATTTATCTTTTTTAGTGATACCATTTGGTATGACTGATTTATCAACCCTAAATGAATACAGTTCTCAGGTACTAGCTGCTTTTTCTGGGATAGGCATGAGGGGTTACTTAGAAACCATTGATACGGCTAATCTATTTTTTGCCGCTTTACCAGGCAATGGCAATCAGGTATATAGGCGTCTACCGATTCCCCTACTAACAGCGGTGGCCCATATGAATAGTACCACTCCCTTCACAGGTTATCAAGAAGGTGTGTTTCTAGCGAATAGATATAGAGAACCGATCTATTTGAACCCATTTAATACCGATTTAGACAACCAAAATGCCTTTATTTTCGGCCCTTCTGGATCTGGTAAATCCTTCTTTAATGGCAAAATGATTAAAGATCGATTTCAAGCAGGCCATATAGTGATTGTCATTGACAGTGGTGGCACCTATCGCCATTTGTTCAGTGCGCTAGGAGGCAAATATATTGAACTCAGTTCAGAAAAATCTTTAGGCTTAAATCCTTTTTTATTCCCAGCTGATGAATCAGGCAGATACCTGCCAGATAGTAGTAAAATTATATTTCTAGTTCAACTGATTGGCAAAATGTGGAAGGGAGATTTGAATGAAAATCCCATGAGTGAAGTAGAAAAATCTTTACTCTCTCAGTGGATTAGTGATTATTATAGAGATTTACCAAAAGCGGTCATCCCTACTTTAACGGGCTTTTATGACTATTTACAAACATTGGTAGCAGCTAATGGACAAGCTATTCTTGATCTTAAAAAGGAACAGTTGTTCCCTTTTCAAGAATTTTTTATTGTGTTAAAGCCATTTGCGAATGGTATCTACAAAAATCATTTTAATGCTTTAGAGCAAGACTATCTATTAGACCATAGGTTGGTCTGTTTTGAGTTAGAAGCCATTAAACAGAATAGCAAACTTTATCCATTGGTAGTACAAATTCTATTTGAATTTGCTTTTGAGATGGTATCTAAACATCCAGATGCCATCAAGTTTATAGATATAGAAGAAGGTTGGACCACCTTAGATGATGCCTCTAGAGAGCATATAGAAGCTTTTTACCGAAAAGGCAGAAAAACCAAAACCTCTATTCGAATCATCACCCAAGACATCGGGGAAATCAAATCATCTAAGATCGCTAGTGCCATTAAAAACAATGCAGCTACCTTTATCCTGTTATACAATGAAAAATCCTCCAGCAGAGAAGAAATAGGTACTTTCTTAGGTATGAATGCGTTAGACATGCAAAAGTATGCCAGTCTGCGTCGTAAAAACGGTCCAGGTGGTTTTAGGGAAATCTTTATTAAAGAGATGAGCCAGAGTCACGTGTGGCTATTAGAACCCTCTCTTTGGGAACATGCCATGTTTACTTCTCATCCATCAGAAAGAAACCAAATCGCTTCATTTACTAAAAAACATGGAAATATAGAAGATGGCATTGCAGAATGGGTATACCATACGAAACAAAAATATTATGTCTAG
- a CDS encoding C2H2-type zinc finger protein: protein MKKEKNPYKCDICGKGFGYKTSLDAHHNKHTRLIQYKCDICGKTLKNQSGLKRHKKRNHTGEKS from the coding sequence ATAAAAAAAGAAAAAAACCCTTACAAATGTGATATATGTGGTAAAGGTTTTGGCTATAAAACTTCTTTAGATGCACACCATAACAAACATACAAGATTAATACAGTACAAATGTGATATATGTGGTAAAACATTAAAGAATCAATCTGGTTTAAAAAGACATAAAAAGAGAAACCACACAGGAGAAAAATCGTAG
- the lepB gene encoding signal peptidase I has translation MKTSFSAKKQDGMGSAIGAIRDWVGSVFFAAMAAALIRWMVIGLYVIPSGSMEPTLLTGDFVLVSKIHYGARTPATPLQLPITHQTIPGTKIPSYLDWIQLPTYRLPGLSKVKRNDIIVFNTPVGHEPPDLRAYWIKRCIALPGDLVHIRHKQLYVNEEPADSADRTQYCYFMKTKRILTAAFFEKNDIKNPIRTTIPGREGYTIYTTPEKVKQLTTILPTCIQSVNPVEEEGDLRSSVYPFSPTLGWTKDNFGPLRVPNKGMVLQMDAQNILLYGPTIQRFEGKKNIRFTKTACWIDGQEVAHYTFCKNYYFAMGDNRDQSGDSRFIGFIPEDHIVGKAVMVLLSSDRNQSFFSGIRWNRLLHTVN, from the coding sequence ATGAAGACTTCTTTTTCAGCTAAAAAACAGGATGGAATGGGTTCAGCTATAGGTGCCATTCGGGATTGGGTAGGTTCTGTTTTTTTTGCCGCTATGGCAGCTGCCTTAATTCGTTGGATGGTGATTGGGCTATACGTGATCCCTTCTGGCTCTATGGAGCCTACACTTTTAACTGGAGATTTTGTATTGGTCAGTAAGATCCACTATGGTGCCCGGACACCCGCTACGCCATTGCAACTTCCAATTACCCATCAAACCATTCCAGGTACAAAGATTCCTTCTTACCTTGACTGGATTCAATTGCCTACTTATCGTTTGCCTGGATTGAGTAAGGTAAAGCGCAATGATATTATTGTTTTTAATACCCCGGTAGGTCATGAGCCTCCTGACTTACGCGCGTATTGGATCAAACGTTGCATCGCACTGCCTGGTGACTTAGTGCATATAAGACATAAACAACTTTATGTTAACGAGGAACCAGCAGATTCAGCGGATAGAACGCAATATTGCTATTTTATGAAAACCAAGCGGATTTTAACCGCTGCTTTTTTTGAAAAAAATGACATTAAAAATCCTATACGCACTACAATTCCGGGACGTGAAGGCTATACGATATATACTACACCAGAAAAAGTGAAACAACTTACTACAATCTTGCCTACTTGTATTCAATCCGTAAACCCAGTAGAAGAGGAAGGGGACCTACGGTCCAGTGTCTATCCCTTTAGCCCTACTTTAGGGTGGACCAAGGATAATTTTGGTCCCCTTCGGGTGCCAAATAAAGGCATGGTGCTGCAAATGGATGCACAAAATATTCTATTGTATGGTCCTACCATACAAAGATTTGAAGGGAAAAAAAATATTCGGTTTACGAAAACTGCATGTTGGATAGATGGTCAGGAGGTAGCGCACTATACGTTTTGTAAGAATTATTATTTTGCAATGGGAGACAATCGAGACCAATCTGGTGACTCTAGATTCATTGGGTTTATTCCAGAAGATCATATCGTGGGTAAGGCGGTGATGGTATTGTTGTCTTCAGATAGGAATCAATCGTTTTTTAGCGGTATCCGTTGGAATAGGTTACTCCACACCGTAAATTAG
- the proS gene encoding proline--tRNA ligase, translated as MTSVPTRASDFSAWYNALVVRAGLAENASVRGCMVIKPYGYAIWERLQTIFDRAFKETGHVNGYFPLLIPKSYLSKEASHVAGFAKECAVVTHYRLKMAEDGQGVVVDPAAKLEEELIVRPTSEAVIWSTYKNWIQSYRDLPILLNQWCNVVRWEMRTRLFLRTTEFLWQEGHTAHATQEEAEKEALQMLHLYECIIRDYMAIPLIKGIKTENERFAGAETTYTIEALMQDGKALQAGTAHYLGQRFAKAFEVTFTNQAGIRDYVWGTSWGITTRLMGALIMIHSDDNGLVLPPKIAPIQVVMVPIYKTEHERAAVVAQLAALQKQLNSQGVRVKLDERDTRKPGYKFAEYEEKGVPIRVALGPNDLQNHTVELARRDTKEKCTIPIGNLTQQVTDWLEMIQRHIYERALSLQQKRTLLVDDYTTFKKLMATQGGFLLAHWDGTTETEAKIKAETKATIRCIPLDEDTTAGYCIYSGKPSQRRVVFAQAY; from the coding sequence ATGACCTCTGTACCTACAAGAGCATCTGATTTTTCCGCTTGGTATAATGCATTAGTCGTCCGTGCAGGTCTGGCAGAAAATGCTTCTGTACGGGGTTGTATGGTTATTAAGCCTTATGGTTATGCCATTTGGGAAAGGTTACAAACGATTTTTGATAGGGCTTTTAAGGAGACAGGCCATGTAAATGGTTATTTCCCTCTATTGATTCCAAAATCTTACCTGAGCAAGGAGGCGAGCCATGTAGCAGGCTTTGCCAAAGAATGTGCGGTTGTAACCCATTATCGTTTAAAGATGGCCGAAGATGGCCAAGGTGTGGTGGTCGACCCTGCGGCTAAGTTAGAGGAGGAACTTATTGTACGTCCTACTTCAGAGGCGGTTATATGGAGCACCTACAAAAACTGGATTCAATCCTATAGGGATCTTCCCATATTACTGAATCAGTGGTGCAATGTAGTACGCTGGGAGATGCGTACAAGGCTCTTTCTACGTACCACAGAGTTTTTATGGCAAGAGGGCCACACAGCCCATGCTACGCAGGAAGAGGCTGAAAAAGAGGCTTTACAAATGTTGCATTTGTATGAATGCATCATTAGAGACTATATGGCAATCCCTTTGATAAAAGGGATTAAAACAGAAAACGAGCGCTTTGCTGGCGCGGAAACAACCTATACCATTGAAGCGCTGATGCAGGATGGGAAAGCACTACAAGCTGGTACCGCGCATTACCTAGGGCAACGGTTTGCCAAAGCCTTTGAGGTAACTTTTACCAATCAGGCGGGTATACGTGACTATGTATGGGGTACTTCCTGGGGCATTACTACACGGTTAATGGGCGCATTGATTATGATCCATTCGGATGACAATGGCTTGGTATTACCGCCTAAAATTGCCCCTATACAGGTAGTCATGGTGCCGATTTATAAAACAGAGCATGAACGTGCGGCAGTAGTAGCCCAATTAGCTGCTTTGCAAAAACAATTAAATAGTCAAGGGGTGCGCGTCAAGCTAGACGAGAGAGATACCCGTAAGCCAGGGTATAAGTTTGCGGAATATGAAGAAAAGGGGGTGCCGATTCGTGTAGCCTTAGGACCTAATGATTTACAAAACCATACAGTAGAATTGGCACGTAGGGATACCAAAGAGAAATGCACCATTCCTATAGGCAATTTGACCCAACAAGTTACAGATTGGTTGGAAATGATTCAGAGGCATATCTACGAACGGGCGCTTTCCTTACAGCAAAAACGCACCCTGCTGGTGGATGATTATACTACCTTTAAAAAGCTGATGGCTACGCAAGGGGGCTTTTTACTGGCCCATTGGGATGGGACTACCGAAACAGAAGCAAAAATTAAAGCAGAAACCAAGGCGACGATCCGTTGCATCCCATTAGATGAAGATACAACAGCTGGCTATTGTATCTATTCAGGCAAACCCTCCCAAAGACGTGTTGTTTTTGCGCAGGCCTATTGA
- a CDS encoding iron-sulfur cluster assembly protein, with product MIQKEQVIEAIKQVYDPEIPVDIYELGLIYDITILPLNNIEILMTLTSPNCPAADVIPSQVEEKVKAIEEVNEVNVHITFEPPYTIDRMSQAAKLELGFA from the coding sequence ATGATTCAAAAAGAACAGGTCATAGAAGCCATTAAGCAAGTTTATGACCCAGAAATACCGGTAGATATCTATGAACTAGGGCTTATCTATGACATTACCATTTTACCACTCAATAATATTGAAATCTTAATGACGCTTACTTCCCCTAATTGCCCAGCAGCAGACGTTATACCTAGCCAAGTAGAAGAAAAAGTGAAAGCTATAGAAGAGGTGAATGAAGTAAACGTGCATATTACCTTTGAACCACCTTATACGATAGACCGAATGTCTCAAGCAGCTAAATTAGAATTGGGATTTGCTTAA
- the tsaD gene encoding tRNA (adenosine(37)-N6)-threonylcarbamoyltransferase complex transferase subunit TsaD: MHRIQKNQAISVQMNHPLIILGIESSCDETAAAVIRGGKIVSNVVMSQLMHQKYGGVVPELAARAHETNMIPVVTAALEAAAIQKCALDAVGFTQGPGLLGPLLVGSCFAKSFAFSLGIPLIAVHHIQAHVWANFIDDPKPTFPFLCLTVSGGHTQIILVQDYCSMEVLGETQDDAVGEAFDKIASLMGLGYPGGPLIDHYAQGGNSQAFAFPATHIPGFDFSFSGIKTAFALFIRKQTPEFLLAHRADICASIQAVLVRMLLDKFTKAAQKSGITTVALAGGVAANSYLRQQLKALAEQHHWHVFIPAMPYCTDNAAMVAMTAYYKYQLNEFTDLTVKSLPRYPIG, from the coding sequence ATGCATCGTATACAAAAAAACCAGGCCATATCTGTTCAAATGAACCATCCATTAATCATTTTAGGTATTGAATCCTCTTGCGACGAAACTGCTGCTGCTGTAATCCGTGGTGGCAAGATAGTTAGCAATGTAGTCATGAGTCAGTTGATGCATCAAAAATATGGTGGTGTGGTTCCAGAACTCGCAGCAAGGGCACATGAAACCAATATGATTCCTGTGGTAACCGCTGCCCTTGAAGCGGCCGCCATACAAAAGTGTGCATTAGATGCCGTTGGGTTTACACAAGGTCCAGGGTTATTGGGTCCACTTTTAGTAGGCAGCTGTTTTGCCAAATCATTCGCTTTTTCGCTGGGTATACCGCTTATAGCTGTCCATCATATTCAAGCACATGTATGGGCTAATTTTATTGATGATCCTAAACCCACGTTCCCTTTTCTCTGTTTGACCGTTAGTGGGGGGCATACACAAATTATCTTAGTGCAAGATTATTGCTCTATGGAGGTTTTAGGCGAGACCCAAGATGATGCTGTAGGAGAGGCCTTTGATAAGATAGCCAGTTTAATGGGGCTAGGCTATCCAGGTGGCCCTTTAATAGATCACTATGCCCAAGGAGGTAATTCCCAAGCGTTTGCTTTTCCAGCTACCCATATACCCGGGTTTGATTTTTCATTTAGCGGGATCAAAACCGCTTTTGCGCTGTTTATTCGCAAGCAGACACCTGAATTTCTGTTGGCCCATCGGGCCGATATCTGTGCCAGCATTCAAGCTGTTCTGGTGCGTATGTTATTGGATAAATTCACCAAGGCGGCTCAAAAGAGTGGTATTACCACCGTTGCATTAGCTGGAGGGGTAGCTGCCAATAGCTATTTGCGACAGCAACTCAAGGCGTTGGCAGAGCAACACCACTGGCATGTTTTTATACCCGCTATGCCCTACTGTACAGATAATGCTGCTATGGTAGCTATGACGGCTTATTATAAATATCAGTTGAATGAATTTACTGATTTGACTGTTAAGTCGTTGCCTAGGTATCCAATTGGGTAA
- the traM gene encoding conjugative transposon protein TraM, giving the protein MDKKQLGFGFAGLLVIAWVVLRDVRKTKSWYNFFVAPPPKPCKLLEKAEPLSITKETNQRMKNRFQSEQVRCSLFEDMAKNISKDVSTVEPESAASKSVKEAEPVTIKPKKVIQKVQKIVSSPKQEKNYFPVAFERKGRKRNIKVKNSFAAGYVYGTQELKHGRSIKIRVKEAFAYKGQEIPKGAFLYGIVAFGKERILAKLETAEFGKNVISVAIGLYDSDYMIGLLVENLHPFIDQAQNKLLSRAASSGNNSWIREISGVVVDGIKSAKNEQKITIENRRKVFLKPIEK; this is encoded by the coding sequence ATGGACAAGAAGCAATTAGGTTTTGGATTCGCTGGATTGTTGGTTATTGCTTGGGTGGTGCTCAGAGATGTTCGCAAAACAAAAAGTTGGTATAATTTTTTTGTGGCCCCTCCACCTAAACCTTGTAAGCTACTCGAAAAAGCAGAACCCTTGTCGATTACGAAAGAAACCAATCAAAGAATGAAGAATCGCTTTCAATCAGAGCAGGTACGCTGTTCTTTGTTTGAAGATATGGCTAAAAATATCAGTAAAGATGTATCAACAGTTGAACCAGAGTCTGCTGCATCAAAATCGGTTAAAGAAGCCGAACCAGTTACCATTAAACCTAAAAAGGTAATTCAAAAAGTTCAAAAGATAGTTTCTTCTCCAAAACAGGAAAAAAACTACTTTCCAGTAGCCTTTGAAAGAAAAGGGAGAAAAAGGAATATTAAGGTAAAAAACAGCTTTGCTGCAGGCTATGTCTACGGCACACAGGAGCTCAAACATGGCAGAAGTATTAAAATACGTGTCAAAGAAGCTTTTGCTTACAAAGGTCAAGAAATACCAAAAGGCGCATTTTTATATGGAATTGTTGCTTTTGGAAAGGAAAGAATTCTAGCTAAATTAGAAACAGCTGAATTTGGTAAAAATGTGATTTCAGTGGCTATTGGTTTGTATGACTCAGACTATATGATTGGATTATTGGTAGAGAATTTGCATCCTTTTATTGATCAGGCGCAAAACAAATTGCTCAGTAGAGCAGCTAGTAGTGGCAATAATTCTTGGATCAGGGAGATCAGCGGGGTGGTAGTAGATGGTATAAAATCTGCTAAAAATGAGCAAAAAATCACAATAGAAAATAGAAGAAAGGTATTCCTTAAACCAATAGAAAAATGA